From a region of the Haloferax volcanii DS2 genome:
- a CDS encoding D-aminoacyl-tRNA deacylase, with the protein MIGIVVSRADSASVHIGEHLLELADWDERTDGDRPDADGGGTVFSRDGFELREFDDLHIDLDDPAEAFDADLDLVVVVSRHAGETGALLTAHFTGNFGPADYGGEPGRFARACPNAQRAVIEALRERAPDDYEVGIEATHHGPTEPTVPSMFVELGSDEEQWGDPEGARAVAAAVLDIEGVAPDADRQLVGFGGGHYAPRFERVLNETDWRVGHIAADWQLKAMGAPENNRDVLRRAFEASAADLALVDGDRDDLAAALEAEGFRVVSETWVRETAGVPLDRVAALEADVTTVEEGLRFGARVDAGDYEVVSLPDGLLGEAQGIDLDAALSAVRETTVAFHTTEGGTRAVGRAAVAGDGYDELASRLCDVLREKHDSVVRDDGAVTATTRAFDPAAAREFGVPEGPAFGKLSAGQSVEVDGETVAPEDVSKERLVEFSV; encoded by the coding sequence GTGATTGGAATCGTCGTCAGCCGCGCCGACAGCGCATCGGTTCACATCGGCGAGCACCTGCTCGAACTCGCCGACTGGGACGAACGGACCGACGGGGACCGACCCGACGCCGACGGCGGCGGCACCGTCTTCTCCCGGGACGGCTTCGAACTCCGGGAGTTCGACGACCTACATATCGACCTCGACGACCCCGCCGAGGCGTTCGACGCCGACCTCGACCTCGTCGTCGTCGTCTCCCGGCACGCCGGCGAGACCGGCGCGCTCCTGACCGCGCACTTCACCGGGAACTTCGGCCCCGCCGACTACGGCGGCGAGCCGGGGCGGTTCGCCCGCGCGTGCCCCAACGCCCAGCGCGCCGTCATCGAGGCGCTCCGCGAGCGCGCGCCCGACGACTACGAGGTCGGCATCGAGGCGACCCACCACGGCCCGACCGAGCCGACGGTCCCCTCGATGTTCGTCGAGCTCGGGAGCGACGAAGAGCAGTGGGGAGACCCCGAGGGAGCCCGCGCCGTCGCGGCGGCCGTTCTCGACATCGAAGGCGTCGCGCCCGACGCGGACCGCCAACTCGTCGGCTTCGGCGGCGGCCACTACGCCCCGCGGTTCGAGCGCGTCCTCAACGAGACCGACTGGCGCGTCGGCCACATCGCCGCCGACTGGCAGCTCAAGGCGATGGGCGCGCCCGAGAACAACCGCGACGTGCTCCGCCGGGCGTTCGAGGCCTCCGCGGCCGACCTCGCGCTGGTCGACGGCGACCGCGACGACCTCGCGGCCGCCCTCGAAGCCGAGGGGTTCCGGGTCGTCTCCGAGACGTGGGTCCGCGAGACCGCGGGCGTCCCCCTCGACCGCGTCGCCGCCCTCGAAGCCGACGTCACGACCGTCGAGGAGGGGCTCCGCTTCGGCGCGCGCGTCGACGCCGGCGACTACGAGGTCGTCTCGCTGCCCGACGGCCTGCTCGGCGAGGCGCAAGGCATCGACCTCGACGCCGCGCTCTCCGCCGTCCGCGAGACCACCGTCGCCTTCCACACGACCGAGGGCGGCACGCGAGCGGTGGGCCGCGCCGCGGTCGCGGGCGACGGCTACGACGAACTCGCGTCGCGGCTCTGCGACGTGCTGCGCGAGAAACACGACAGCGTCGTCCGCGACGACGGGGCGGTCACGGCGACCACGCGCGCCTTCGACCCCGCCGCCGCACGCGAGTTCGGCGTCCCCGAGGGGCCGGCGTTCGGCAAGCTCTCGGCCGGGCAGTCCGTCGAGGTCGACGGCGAGACCGTCGCGCCCGAGGACGTGTCGAAAGAGCGACTCGTCGAGTTCTCGGTGTAG
- the ftsZ gene encoding cell division protein FtsZ: MDSIVGDAIDEAEAEDMGDESAQVDGAANINRSGTMTDDELKAVLKDLQTNITVVGCGGAGGNTVNRMHEEGIKGAKLVAANTDVQHLVEIGADTKILMGEQKTQGRGAGSLPQVGEEAALESQEEIYDAIEGSDMVFVTAGLGGGTGTGSAPVVAKAARESGALTIAIVTTPFTAEGEVRRTNAEAGLERLRDVSDTVIVVPNDRLLDAVGKLPVRQAFKVSDEVLMRSVKGITELITKPGLVNLDFADVKTVMERGGVAMIGLGESDSESKAQESVKSALRSPLLDVDISGANSALVNVTGGSDMSIEEAEGVVEEIYDRIDPDARIIWGTSVDDELEGMMRTMIVVTGVESPQIYGRNGEAQAHAEERLEDIDYVE; encoded by the coding sequence ATGGACTCTATCGTCGGCGACGCAATTGACGAGGCCGAGGCCGAGGACATGGGGGATGAGTCGGCTCAGGTCGACGGCGCGGCCAACATCAACCGGTCCGGGACGATGACTGACGACGAACTGAAAGCGGTTCTCAAAGACCTCCAGACCAACATCACGGTGGTCGGGTGCGGCGGTGCCGGCGGTAACACCGTCAACCGGATGCACGAGGAGGGAATCAAGGGGGCGAAGCTCGTCGCCGCCAACACCGACGTGCAGCACCTCGTGGAAATCGGGGCCGATACGAAGATTCTCATGGGCGAGCAGAAGACCCAAGGCCGCGGCGCGGGCTCGCTCCCGCAGGTCGGTGAGGAGGCCGCCCTCGAATCCCAAGAGGAGATTTACGACGCCATCGAGGGCTCCGACATGGTGTTCGTCACCGCCGGACTCGGCGGCGGCACCGGCACCGGTTCGGCTCCCGTCGTCGCCAAGGCGGCCCGCGAGTCGGGCGCGCTCACCATCGCCATCGTCACGACGCCCTTTACGGCCGAAGGCGAGGTACGACGGACGAACGCCGAGGCCGGTCTCGAACGGCTCCGCGACGTGTCGGACACGGTCATCGTCGTCCCGAACGACCGCCTGCTCGACGCCGTGGGCAAACTCCCCGTCCGGCAGGCGTTCAAGGTCTCCGACGAGGTGCTGATGCGCTCGGTCAAGGGCATCACCGAACTCATCACTAAGCCCGGTCTCGTCAACCTCGACTTCGCCGACGTGAAGACCGTCATGGAGCGCGGCGGCGTCGCCATGATCGGTCTCGGCGAGTCCGACTCCGAGTCCAAGGCTCAGGAGTCCGTCAAGTCCGCCCTCCGCTCGCCGCTTCTTGACGTGGACATCTCCGGCGCGAACTCCGCGCTCGTCAACGTCACCGGCGGTTCGGACATGAGCATCGAGGAGGCCGAGGGCGTCGTCGAGGAGATTTACGACCGCATCGACCCCGACGCGCGCATCATCTGGGGGACCTCCGTCGACGACGAACTCGAAGGCATGATGCGGACGATGATCGTCGTCACCGGCGTCGAGTCGCCCCAAATCTACGGCCGCAACGGCGAGGCACAGGCGCACGCCGAAGAGCGTCTCGAAGACATCGACTACGTCGAGTAG
- a CDS encoding protein translocase SEC61 complex subunit gamma, with protein MDVKYDLNSYVRVLKLASTPSWQEFSQISKIAGAGIFLVGLLGFIIFAVMSFLPGGV; from the coding sequence ATGGACGTCAAGTACGATCTGAACAGCTACGTTCGCGTGTTGAAACTCGCGAGCACCCCGTCCTGGCAGGAGTTCTCCCAAATCTCCAAGATCGCCGGCGCGGGTATCTTCCTCGTCGGACTGCTCGGCTTCATCATCTTCGCGGTCATGAGCTTCCTCCCCGGAGGGGTCTGA
- a CDS encoding transcription elongation factor Spt5, with amino-acid sequence MPIFAVKTTARQEQTVADMIATKEFEQIHAVLAPDSLTSYVMVEADDDGIVTRVLEEIPHARGLVESGGAVGTSSMAEVEHFLSPTPDVEGIAEGDIVELIAGPFKGEKARVQRIDETKDQVTVELYEATVPIPVTVRGDQIRVLDSEER; translated from the coding sequence ATGCCCATCTTCGCCGTGAAGACCACTGCTCGCCAGGAGCAGACGGTTGCGGACATGATCGCGACGAAGGAGTTCGAACAGATTCACGCCGTCCTCGCGCCCGACTCGCTCACGAGCTACGTGATGGTCGAGGCCGACGACGACGGCATCGTCACGCGTGTCCTCGAAGAGATTCCCCACGCTCGCGGCCTCGTCGAGAGCGGCGGCGCGGTCGGCACCTCCAGCATGGCCGAAGTCGAGCACTTCCTCTCGCCGACGCCGGACGTGGAGGGTATCGCGGAGGGCGACATCGTCGAGCTCATCGCCGGCCCGTTCAAAGGCGAGAAGGCGCGCGTCCAGCGCATCGACGAGACGAAAGACCAGGTCACCGTCGAACTGTACGAGGCGACGGTTCCGATTCCGGTCACCGTCCGCGGCGACCAGATTCGCGTCCTCGACTCCGAAGAGCGGTAA
- a CDS encoding DUF7565 family protein encodes MSRWKCGIEGCDGRFEDVESAVIHQTVDHERHECKVCGTVVPEGYFAIRHAFDEHTRAEFVRAYDADSSAVRIREDVKDAVEADADLNSVVETLRERGAL; translated from the coding sequence ATGTCCCGGTGGAAGTGCGGCATCGAAGGGTGTGACGGTCGGTTCGAAGACGTGGAAAGCGCGGTCATCCACCAGACGGTGGACCACGAGCGCCACGAGTGCAAGGTGTGTGGGACGGTCGTTCCCGAGGGCTACTTCGCGATTCGCCACGCCTTCGACGAGCACACCCGCGCCGAGTTCGTCCGCGCGTACGACGCCGATTCCTCGGCCGTCCGCATCCGCGAGGACGTGAAAGACGCCGTCGAGGCGGACGCGGACCTCAACAGCGTCGTCGAGACGCTCCGCGAGCGGGGCGCGCTGTAA
- a CDS encoding PHP-associated domain-containing protein translates to MSATTTTRVDMHVKILDERVVSRAKARGIDVLVYAPHFVRLPDARARAERFSDDDLLVVPAREVFAGSWRDRKHVLAVGLSDPVPDFITLDGAFAEFDRQGAATLVPHPTFLTVSLTAEDVAARRDDIDAVETYNTKALPRDNRRGRDIARETGLPGFASSYAHLRGTVGEAWTEFDRDIDSEADLVAALREGAERRVVRRTGVSHGFRGAAEFAHLGYENSWGKIDRLLLSGMEPTHPDHIAYDGRFDDVSVY, encoded by the coding sequence GTGAGCGCGACCACGACGACGCGGGTCGATATGCACGTGAAGATCCTCGACGAGCGGGTGGTCTCGCGCGCGAAAGCCCGCGGCATCGACGTGCTCGTCTACGCGCCGCACTTCGTCCGCCTGCCCGACGCTCGCGCCCGCGCGGAGCGATTCTCCGACGACGACCTGCTCGTCGTCCCCGCCCGCGAGGTGTTCGCGGGGTCGTGGCGCGACCGCAAACACGTCCTCGCGGTCGGGCTCTCGGACCCCGTTCCCGACTTCATCACTCTCGACGGAGCCTTCGCGGAGTTCGACCGGCAGGGCGCGGCGACGCTCGTCCCCCACCCGACGTTCCTGACGGTGAGTCTCACCGCCGAGGACGTGGCCGCCCGCCGCGACGACATCGACGCCGTCGAGACGTACAACACGAAGGCCCTGCCGCGGGACAACCGCCGCGGGCGCGACATCGCCCGCGAGACGGGGCTGCCCGGCTTCGCGTCGTCGTACGCGCACCTCCGTGGCACCGTCGGTGAGGCGTGGACCGAGTTCGACCGCGACATCGACTCCGAGGCCGACCTCGTCGCCGCGCTCCGCGAGGGGGCCGAACGTCGGGTCGTCCGCCGCACCGGCGTCTCCCACGGGTTCCGCGGCGCGGCCGAGTTCGCCCACCTCGGCTACGAGAACTCGTGGGGGAAAATCGACCGACTCCTGCTCTCGGGGATGGAGCCGACACACCCGGATCACATCGCCTACGACGGCCGGTTCGACGACGTGAGCGTCTACTGA
- a CDS encoding metal-dependent hydrolase, with the protein MNKKGHVLNAILLALGLGVILTVDPQSFEPTMDSAFLLAQKIGQLSLPVVLGALFPDVDTAFGKHRKTLHNLPVLVIFLAFPLVFDNLQFVWIGVATHYVLDMVGSKRGIALFYPLSPQEYDLPTGVATSSKHADAVTVVVTVAELGVLAGVHYFLFSLDVSLADAAASFTAVV; encoded by the coding sequence ATGAACAAGAAGGGACACGTGCTCAACGCCATCCTGTTGGCGCTCGGGCTCGGCGTCATCCTCACCGTGGACCCGCAGTCGTTCGAACCGACGATGGATTCGGCGTTCCTCCTCGCTCAGAAAATCGGTCAACTGTCGCTTCCGGTCGTCCTCGGCGCGCTGTTTCCCGACGTGGACACCGCCTTCGGCAAGCACCGCAAGACGCTCCACAACCTCCCGGTGCTGGTGATATTCCTCGCGTTCCCGCTCGTCTTCGACAACCTCCAGTTCGTCTGGATTGGCGTCGCCACCCACTACGTCCTCGACATGGTCGGCTCGAAGCGCGGCATCGCGCTGTTCTACCCGCTGTCGCCGCAGGAGTACGACCTGCCGACCGGCGTGGCGACCAGTTCGAAACACGCCGACGCGGTGACCGTCGTCGTCACGGTCGCCGAACTCGGCGTTCTCGCGGGCGTCCACTACTTCCTCTTTTCGCTCGACGTGTCCCTCGCGGACGCCGCGGCGTCGTTCACCGCGGTGGTCTGA
- a CDS encoding CinA family protein, which translates to MREFASDPPEEVRAGDALREAGHTVAVAESCTGGLIGSLLTDVPGSSDYFDRSLVTYSYDAKRHELAVSRESLDEHGAVSEAVAREMAAGVRDVADATWGLATTGIAGPEGGLPGKPVGTVFVGVAFAAPWGSGDSYARVERFEYDGSRTQVKERIARGALALLREEIESESVTTG; encoded by the coding sequence ATGCGCGAGTTCGCATCCGACCCGCCCGAGGAGGTCCGCGCCGGCGACGCCCTCCGCGAGGCGGGCCACACCGTCGCCGTCGCGGAGTCCTGTACCGGCGGCCTCATCGGGTCGCTCCTGACCGACGTGCCCGGCTCCAGCGACTACTTCGACCGCTCGCTCGTCACCTACTCCTACGACGCCAAGCGCCACGAACTGGCGGTCTCGCGGGAGTCGCTGGACGAACACGGGGCCGTCTCCGAGGCCGTCGCCCGTGAGATGGCCGCCGGCGTCCGCGACGTGGCCGACGCGACGTGGGGGCTGGCGACGACGGGCATCGCCGGGCCGGAGGGCGGCCTCCCCGGCAAGCCGGTCGGCACCGTCTTCGTCGGCGTCGCCTTCGCCGCGCCGTGGGGGTCCGGCGACTCCTACGCCCGCGTCGAGCGCTTCGAGTACGACGGGTCGCGGACGCAGGTGAAAGAACGGATTGCGCGCGGGGCGCTGGCGCTCCTCCGCGAGGAAATCGAATCCGAGTCCGTCACGACCGGCTGA
- a CDS encoding ArsA family ATPase: MDIDVEPTERPDADEDDDAGDDGPAEIEVEVTDPDEVTSTDTEGLPDGIDAPDYVLYGGKGGVGKTTMAAATALASAADGTATLVVSTDPAHSLSDTLGVPVPNKPSRIREEIPLYAAEIDPDAVMEGPFAGGDGADEGFDDETDFETGEYDDDNPFAGGGSGDADSPFGGMGGGMGGLEDLLGGDGPMGMGGPMPGADEAAAMQQLLEYMDDPRFDRVVVDTAPTGHTLRLLELPELMDSMLGRIARMRQRFSGMMDNLKGMFGGAPDDPQAGMADLDDLRERIERLRAVLRDPTRTDFRVVMIPEEMSVVESKRLVSRLDEFDIPVQTLVVNRVMESVEDVANVDPEWIESPDLENCGFCQRRWQVQQDALRSATNLFRGRDVKRVPLLAEQVQGEDALRVVATCLD; this comes from the coding sequence ATGGACATCGACGTTGAGCCGACGGAGCGACCCGACGCCGACGAAGACGACGACGCCGGCGACGACGGGCCGGCCGAAATCGAGGTGGAAGTCACCGACCCAGACGAGGTCACCTCGACCGACACCGAGGGCCTCCCCGATGGCATCGACGCGCCCGACTACGTCCTCTACGGCGGCAAGGGCGGCGTCGGAAAGACAACGATGGCCGCGGCGACGGCGCTCGCCAGCGCGGCCGACGGCACCGCGACGCTCGTCGTCTCTACGGACCCCGCGCACTCTCTTTCCGACACGCTCGGCGTGCCGGTCCCGAACAAGCCAAGTCGCATCCGCGAGGAGATTCCCCTCTACGCGGCCGAAATCGACCCCGACGCGGTCATGGAAGGACCGTTCGCCGGCGGCGACGGCGCGGACGAGGGTTTCGACGACGAGACCGACTTCGAGACTGGCGAGTACGACGACGACAACCCCTTCGCCGGCGGCGGCTCGGGTGACGCTGACTCCCCGTTCGGCGGGATGGGCGGCGGCATGGGCGGTCTCGAAGACCTCCTCGGCGGCGACGGGCCGATGGGGATGGGCGGACCGATGCCCGGCGCGGACGAGGCCGCGGCGATGCAGCAGCTTCTCGAATACATGGACGACCCGCGGTTCGACCGCGTCGTCGTCGACACCGCGCCCACGGGCCACACGCTCCGATTGCTCGAACTCCCCGAACTGATGGACTCCATGCTCGGCCGCATCGCCCGCATGCGCCAGCGCTTTTCCGGCATGATGGACAACCTCAAGGGGATGTTCGGCGGCGCCCCCGACGACCCGCAGGCCGGGATGGCGGACCTCGACGACCTCCGCGAGCGCATCGAGCGCCTGCGCGCGGTCCTCCGGGACCCGACGCGGACCGATTTCCGCGTCGTCATGATTCCCGAGGAGATGAGCGTCGTGGAGTCCAAGCGACTCGTCTCGCGGCTCGACGAGTTCGATATCCCCGTCCAGACGCTCGTCGTCAACCGCGTCATGGAGTCCGTCGAGGACGTGGCAAACGTGGACCCCGAGTGGATAGAGTCGCCGGACTTGGAGAACTGCGGCTTCTGTCAGCGTCGGTGGCAGGTCCAGCAGGACGCGCTGCGCTCGGCGACGAATCTCTTCCGCGGCCGCGACGTGAAACGGGTGCCGCTGCTCGCGGAACAGGTACAGGGCGAAGACGCCCTTCGGGTCGTCGCGACCTGTCTCGACTGA
- a CDS encoding SDR family oxidoreductase, with product MHQKTVLITGCSSGIGRSTALDFLDEEWEVYATARNPADIETLGERGANIATLDVTDQGDVDRVVDRIVDEQGRIDCLVNNAGYGQMGPVEDVPTEKVHDQFDVNVYGPHRLVRAVLPHMRSQGDGTIVNVSSVVGRVAFPGTGVYAGSKFALEAMTDALRTEVEEYGIDAVLIEPGPVETQFSNRVEAEVNGNGDEADGLDRSGAYEKLYKLFDDSQALGGSGPGAIPPERVAEDIVNAASSTKPRARYQPGTVARVGVLARFLPDAWRDALYGFARKLP from the coding sequence GTGCATCAAAAGACGGTCCTCATCACCGGATGCTCCTCGGGAATCGGGCGCTCGACGGCGCTCGACTTCCTCGACGAGGAGTGGGAGGTCTACGCCACCGCCCGGAACCCGGCCGACATCGAGACGCTGGGGGAACGCGGCGCGAACATCGCGACGCTCGACGTGACCGACCAGGGGGACGTCGACCGCGTCGTCGACCGCATCGTCGACGAGCAGGGCCGCATCGACTGCCTCGTCAACAACGCCGGCTACGGCCAGATGGGCCCCGTCGAGGACGTGCCGACCGAGAAAGTCCACGACCAGTTCGACGTGAACGTCTACGGCCCGCACCGACTCGTCCGCGCCGTGTTGCCCCACATGCGCTCGCAGGGCGACGGCACCATCGTCAACGTCTCCAGCGTCGTCGGCCGCGTCGCCTTCCCCGGCACCGGCGTCTACGCCGGCTCGAAGTTCGCCCTCGAAGCGATGACCGACGCGCTCCGAACCGAAGTCGAGGAGTACGGCATCGACGCCGTCCTCATCGAACCCGGCCCGGTCGAGACGCAGTTCTCGAATCGCGTCGAAGCCGAGGTCAACGGAAACGGCGACGAGGCCGACGGCCTCGACCGCTCGGGCGCGTACGAGAAACTCTACAAACTGTTCGACGACTCGCAGGCGCTCGGCGGTAGCGGCCCCGGCGCGATTCCACCCGAACGGGTCGCGGAGGATATCGTCAATGCCGCGAGTTCGACCAAGCCGCGGGCGCGCTACCAGCCCGGCACGGTCGCCCGCGTCGGCGTCCTCGCGCGCTTCCTCCCCGACGCGTGGCGCGACGCGCTCTACGGCTTCGCTCGCAAACTGCCCTGA
- a CDS encoding endonuclease V: MRPARPDLAPRPGLSRDEMESLQRRVAETAVFADDLPFDSAAVSLASPETEHQTLAEATALDADADSPPLVAGIDQSFLDDRALSAVVVLRGGEVVERAHVVSDLELPYIPGLLSFREGGPILDALAELDCDPDLLVFDGSGRIHFRQAGLATHLGVVCDAPSIGVAKSLLCGTPDEDVDGRPEGWRTPIRADDSVDAVGGHPAGSETTIGYAFQSRQYDSRPVVNPLYVSPGHRLSAATTVDLVSRLSGSYKLPEPTRLADAYADEAKAQYED; the protein is encoded by the coding sequence ATGCGGCCGGCCCGTCCCGACCTCGCGCCCCGCCCCGGCCTCTCGCGCGACGAGATGGAGTCGCTCCAGCGCCGCGTCGCCGAGACGGCCGTCTTCGCGGACGACCTCCCGTTCGACTCGGCGGCCGTCTCGCTCGCGTCCCCCGAGACGGAGCACCAGACGCTCGCGGAGGCGACGGCGCTTGACGCCGACGCCGACTCGCCGCCGCTCGTCGCCGGTATCGACCAGTCGTTTCTGGACGACCGCGCGCTGAGCGCCGTCGTCGTCCTCCGCGGCGGCGAGGTTGTCGAGCGCGCCCACGTCGTCTCCGACCTCGAGTTGCCGTACATCCCCGGCCTGCTCTCGTTCCGCGAGGGCGGCCCCATCCTCGACGCGCTCGCCGAACTCGACTGCGACCCCGACCTGCTCGTCTTCGACGGCTCCGGGCGCATCCACTTCCGGCAGGCCGGGCTCGCCACCCACCTCGGCGTCGTCTGCGACGCGCCGAGCATCGGCGTCGCCAAGTCCCTCCTCTGCGGGACGCCGGACGAGGACGTGGACGGTCGGCCGGAGGGCTGGCGAACGCCGATTCGCGCCGACGACTCGGTCGACGCCGTCGGCGGCCACCCCGCCGGCTCGGAGACGACCATCGGCTACGCCTTCCAGTCGCGGCAGTACGACTCGCGGCCCGTCGTGAACCCGCTGTACGTCAGCCCCGGCCACCGCCTCTCCGCGGCGACGACAGTCGACCTCGTCTCCCGGCTGTCGGGGTCGTACAAGCTCCCCGAGCCGACCCGGCTGGCCGACGCGTACGCCGACGAGGCGAAGGCCCAGTACGAAGACTGA
- a CDS encoding rhomboid family intramembrane serine protease, translating to MPICDVCGKDESLPYRCSRCGGTFCSEHRLPENHDCTGLSDWDDPAGVFDSSFDDSVNNEGGRGGGLLSSLTGAGGVFGYFRGNVTYLFLALMWLTFFSQLVLEQFLGLSDLSISAFYLTSIHPEYVWTWVTSIFAHGGFYHIVGNSIVLFFFGPLVERYVGSRKFAALFLVSGMLAGLAQVGSSMLLSPGSLSAVVGASGAIMAVLGVLTVLNPGLRIYLYFIIPVPLWLFTLGFAGISVFFFVSQSADGIAHFAHLIGLVIGLAYGQRVKGRRSVPSQMSLGGRGPGGPGRGRF from the coding sequence ATGCCTATCTGCGACGTGTGCGGCAAAGACGAGAGTCTGCCGTACCGCTGCTCGCGGTGTGGCGGGACGTTCTGTTCCGAACACCGCCTCCCCGAGAACCACGACTGCACGGGGCTCTCCGACTGGGACGACCCCGCCGGCGTCTTCGATAGCTCTTTCGACGATTCCGTGAACAATGAGGGCGGCCGCGGCGGCGGCCTCTTGAGTTCGCTCACGGGCGCTGGCGGCGTGTTCGGCTACTTCCGCGGGAACGTCACCTACCTGTTCCTCGCGCTGATGTGGCTCACGTTCTTCTCACAGCTCGTCTTAGAGCAGTTCCTCGGACTGTCCGACCTCTCGATTAGCGCCTTTTACCTCACGAGCATCCACCCCGAGTACGTCTGGACGTGGGTCACCTCGATATTCGCCCACGGCGGCTTCTACCACATCGTCGGCAACTCAATCGTGCTGTTCTTCTTCGGCCCGCTGGTGGAGCGCTACGTCGGCTCGCGGAAGTTCGCGGCGCTGTTCCTCGTCAGCGGGATGCTCGCCGGACTCGCGCAGGTCGGCTCGTCGATGCTCCTGTCGCCGGGGAGCCTGAGCGCCGTCGTCGGCGCGAGCGGTGCCATCATGGCCGTCCTCGGCGTCTTGACGGTGCTCAATCCGGGGCTCCGTATCTACCTGTACTTCATCATCCCCGTGCCGCTGTGGCTGTTCACGCTCGGGTTCGCCGGCATCTCGGTGTTCTTCTTCGTCAGCCAGAGCGCCGACGGCATCGCCCACTTCGCGCACCTCATCGGGCTCGTCATCGGCCTCGCCTACGGCCAGCGCGTGAAGGGTCGCCGGAGCGTCCCCTCGCAGATGTCGCTCGGCGGGCGCGGCCCCGGCGGCCCCGGCCGCGGTCGGTTCTGA
- a CDS encoding inorganic diphosphatase, translated as MVNLWEDMETGPNAPDEIYAVVECLKGERNKYEYDKDIPGVVLDRVLHSNVHYPSDYGFIPQTYYDDEDPFDVLVLVEDQTFPGCVIEARPVALMKMDDDGEQDDKVIAVPVEDPRYDHIEDLDDIPQQTLDEIDEFFATYKNLEAGKEVETLGWEDKQAAKDAIEHAMDLYEENFA; from the coding sequence ATGGTGAACCTCTGGGAAGATATGGAGACCGGCCCGAACGCGCCGGACGAAATCTACGCAGTCGTCGAGTGCCTCAAAGGCGAGCGCAACAAGTACGAGTACGACAAGGACATCCCCGGCGTCGTCCTCGACCGCGTGCTCCACTCCAACGTCCACTACCCGTCGGACTACGGCTTCATCCCGCAGACGTACTACGACGACGAGGACCCCTTCGACGTGCTCGTCCTCGTCGAGGACCAGACGTTCCCCGGCTGCGTCATCGAGGCGCGCCCGGTCGCGCTCATGAAGATGGACGACGACGGCGAGCAGGACGACAAGGTCATCGCCGTCCCCGTCGAGGACCCCCGCTACGACCACATCGAGGACCTCGACGACATCCCGCAGCAGACGCTCGACGAGATTGACGAGTTCTTCGCGACCTACAAGAACCTCGAAGCCGGTAAGGAAGTCGAGACGCTGGGCTGGGAGGACAAACAGGCCGCCAAGGACGCCATCGAACACGCGATGGATCTCTACGAAGAGAACTTCGCGTAA
- a CDS encoding PadR family transcriptional regulator, with amino-acid sequence MSEAQTIGNESGAARDLTAFQQNILVILAEEPMYGLAIKRHLESYYDTEVNHGRLYPNLDDLVEMGLVEKSELDKRTNQYELTDDGLQAVLDRFDWMLAKFVTDDERAEMVSELVENKL; translated from the coding sequence ATGTCAGAGGCACAAACAATTGGCAACGAATCCGGTGCGGCTCGGGACCTCACCGCGTTCCAACAGAACATCCTCGTCATTCTCGCCGAGGAGCCGATGTACGGTCTGGCTATCAAGCGTCACCTCGAATCGTACTACGACACCGAGGTCAACCACGGGCGTCTGTACCCCAACCTCGACGACCTCGTCGAGATGGGTCTCGTCGAGAAAAGCGAACTCGACAAGCGGACGAACCAGTACGAACTGACCGACGACGGCCTCCAGGCGGTCCTCGACCGCTTCGACTGGATGCTCGCGAAGTTCGTCACCGACGACGAGCGCGCCGAGATGGTCTCGGAACTCGTCGAAAACAAGCTGTAA